GAGTAAAACAACGGTGACTTTTGTTTGGGTGATATCGGGGCCGATGGGCATCGGAgccgggagggagggagggaggagaggcagatGTTTCTCCGCTCTCTGGCCCATTCTCTGCGGCTAAAAACAATGCGTTGGGCTtcaggaagagaaagaagtaaaaaaagaaaagagagagaagtgccGCAACAATTGTTCCCTGGAGAGAGATACTCTGCGCCAAATTAGATTGGGATAAAAGGCGTTTATGCGAGGTCAACTGCGGTGTGCACGCGGACACAAGAGTGGGCCAAAGTCAAATTTGAGTGATTCCACGTTGTTTGAACTCCGGGGAATTTATTTAAAGAGCTGTGAATGATAAACTTTTAACGTCTCTCACCGGTCAGCTGTCACGTAAATCCTCCCTTAACGTTTacacaaattacacaaataaaataaatgaatatatatatatatatatatatatatatatatatatatatattgtctctTTGGATCAGGAATACATTACCActgtgtgcataaatgtgtgcattatttaactttatatatatatatgtatttatatttacacatatatttatatatatatttataaatataaatagatattgttttatatatttatatatatgtatatatttataaatatatatattgttttatatatttatatatatgtatatatttataaatatatatatatatatacatatatgtatatatttataaatatatatatatatgtgtgtgtaaatataaatacatatatatatatattaagttaaataatgcacacatttatgcacacagTTGTAATGTATTCCTGATCCAAAGagacatacaaaaaaagaatctcTTATCTTTTCTTTAAGCAGAGGTTTAATCGCAGatcatttcacctttttttaaatggcaatgGGAGCTGATGATGATTAGCCCTATTGAGGCCTGGGTGCCCGGGCTCTCCAACTGGTCGCCTGATTGCACGAGGACATAAACATATCACACCGGCTCTGATTAGCAGTGGAGGGCCCGGCCAGGCTAATTCTTATAATTGCAAGTGACTGCAGCAGCACCTCTCTCTGATCTATTGAAACCATTTGCTCAGctcctctcccttttcttttggAGAGCACTCCTCTTTACATGTTGtattaatcatgttttttttttgtgtgtgtggtcaatTTAGATTTATATAGgatatttgtcatttaaatctAATTTCTGGTCTTCAATATGTCTTAAATAGGCCCAACAGGAAATCGCctgttatataaaaaaacaaatatatgtatatataatatcagACGAAGTGCTGAAAAAATATTGCTGTTGTTTCATTATACAATTTATGAAATTAAGCCAGCAGATAATTAACACGTGACCATAATGATAACTCCTACTTCACCTTTTCTTCCTTGATGTCCgagagactgacagacaggtgcAACTTCCcaaatcatgttttatttatttatttctgaatcATATGACCAGTTGAGTAACTTTATCAGAGCCTCTTGATAAAAGCACGAATCACACTCGTTATTCCACAggatttagtttagtttcagCTCGTTTTTAAAGTCGAACTTCTTTATATTTACAGTGTAGTTTGATAACAACTGCTCAATCCggtggaaaaataaatgcattttattttattgatatacAAACCGAGAGTATAGAAAAACAAGAAGCACGAGAGAAAACCGAAATAATAAATCAACAATGACCAGACAATGCCATGgtggaatatttttttattttacatcgagcatatattattaaaatagaaAACGCCTAATTACAATAATACCGATGGGAATAATTATTTATGCAAATATGTTAAAGCAATCCTCAATGTACAACACCTTGTCACTGTGTCCCATTAACATCAAACTATACCATAATAAGTATTATAAACAAAAGTGTCTGAGCCTCTTTGATATCAAGTGCATTAagtacaaaaaagaagaagtaaaatatattaaaatataaaacaaatggtATACCTGCCATGTGTTTGATCAACTCTAGGCAatagctccctctagtggtacAACAACCAACGTGTCGCTGGAGAACCAGCAGCTGCTTGGTGCCactatttaaataaatcatggGGCTTGATcaggactcacacacactcacacacacacacacacacacacacacacacacacacacacacacacatcttcagtGGACATAGTCTCTGTACTCCAGGAGCAGGTAGTTCTTGATGAAGGTGGGCAGCTCCAGTTTGGGGACCACCTTGTGCACCCGGCCCTCCAGGAAGACCCTGACCCTGAAGCGTGCCAAGTGCTGCAGGGCGCGAGGAGTCTGTGCCAACGAGAAGACGGACTCGTAGAACTCTCGGTGCTCCTGGAGGAACAAAACCACATCACTTGATATCACTTTTGCCTTCTTAGTATTACCTAAAAACATGTGTCTAACTTTATGAATGAATGCTTGAACCATCTTGCCTTCAGCGCCTCCGAGGACACGGACTCAACCCAGGCGTCCGTGACTTTGAGGCGGCTGTAGGCGTTGAGCAGGACCTCGATGGCGCGTGGAGACCCACAGCAGTGCTTCAGAACCTGCGAAGTACAAACACCACGACACGGAGCACGGGTTCATACAATCATCATTTAAGTTTCACGAGCGAGCCCCGTGACTCCATAGAAACTGGAGAAATAAAGTAATTAAACACTTGTGAAATGAACAGATTGGTCTTCCCTCCAGGGGTTTAACTGGAAATTATGCAATTAGTGCTAATTAATCTCCTATTAACACTTGCCTAATTAGGAACCAGGCATTTTGTCTGGTGCACGTGGGTTCACTGATGGTTGTAGTCTGTTTCCCGCAGAGTGCAACACTTCATGTTGTGTCATGAAACGGGGAAATGATTTGAACGTGAAGTTGTGAAGTCTGGAACAGTGTGAGGACACAACTGAGCGTGTTCCAGACTCCTCCTCAAGGTGTCACATGTGCAGAACGAGCTGATTATGCAAAACGACACACCTTGATGAATAATTGCTCCATGCACTATAGTTCAAACCGGTGTTTTTGCATGCTTTGGCTGACATGGATCGCATGTGCACACGTTCGTTATACTTCATTCATTTTGCGGCGTCCTGTACCGTGGGCAGAGCTCCAGGCCACACCCGGATGGAACCGTGGTTGAGCAGCGCTCGGACGATCCTCTCGGGCCGATGGGAACCCTTGTAGCACGCCACCTTCAGGATGTTGTGCATGGGCGCCTCGCCGCCGTACCCCATGTCGTTAACGCGCGCTCCGTTGGCCAGCAGCAGATCCACGACGTCCGCGTTGGCGTTCTTGCAGGCCACGTGCAGAGGGGTGTGCTTGTCCCGGTCCGCGGCGTGCACGTCGGCCCCGGCGCCCACCAGCATCCGGCACACCTCGAAGTAGCGCTCGAGCTCCTGCACCTCCTGGGGTCGCGCGCAAGCGGCGATGAGGGGCGTGAGGCCCTCGCCGTTCCGCTTGTCCACCGCGGCTCCGTAGCGCAGGTAGAGCTCGACGTGCTGCGGGAGGCCGTGGCTGGCCGCCAC
This Cyclopterus lumpus isolate fCycLum1 chromosome 17, fCycLum1.pri, whole genome shotgun sequence DNA region includes the following protein-coding sequences:
- the asb10 gene encoding ankyrin repeat and SOCS box protein 10, translated to MSGGSFVFTSTALRSLELDGDMLERHKHKKQLTGHHFNRYMLKKEIRDRAPLRSGTLPPALCQDAVVQNALYTGDLEAVQHLFPRGATANLIIEPQGGDMRWVPAGDGLWSMSYEQELTTPLHITAGRGFADCLRLLLQRGADVDQAPGGTTALHESCESCQPECTKLLLVHGANANAVTGDGFMPLHVCTNPESFECAKSLLQYGAAITGRTLDDDDTPLHVAASHGLPQHVELYLRYGAAVDKRNGEGLTPLIAACARPQEVQELERYFEVCRMLVGAGADVHAADRDKHTPLHVACKNANADVVDLLLANGARVNDMGYGGEAPMHNILKVACYKGSHRPERIVRALLNHGSIRVWPGALPTVLKHCCGSPRAIEVLLNAYSRLKVTDAWVESVSSEALKEHREFYESVFSLAQTPRALQHLARFRVRVFLEGRVHKVVPKLELPTFIKNYLLLEYRDYVH